A stretch of DNA from Candidatus Cetobacterium colombiensis:
TAAGGCTGCACAGTTTACATCATTTTCTAAAACTGCTGGCAAACTATATTTCTCTTCTAAAATTTTTACTAAATCAGTTCCTATCCAACCTGGAATTAAATTAGTTCCTCCCACAACTTTCCCAGCTAAACCGTCTATCTGTCCCGTAGCAGAAACTGCAATTCCTAAAGTTTCTTCATCTTTTAACTCTCCAACTATAGAATATATTTTATCCAATAGCTGTTCTACTCCTTTTGATGCCTCAGTTGCTAAAGAAGAGG
This window harbors:
- a CDS encoding ROK family protein, which translates into the protein MNIIAIDIGGTEIKYGLVTERGEVKFSSSLATEASKGVEQLLDKIYSIVGELKDEETLGIAVSATGQIDGLAGKVVGGTNLIPGWIGTDLVKILEEKYSLPAVLENDVNCAAL